One window of the Niallia circulans genome contains the following:
- a CDS encoding anti-sigma factor family protein codes for MTCSTKIITYMHQYLDEEIEEENLKELKKHLDQCEECATHFHELKKTIALVQSTSHIQAPMNFAENILAKLPEEKKQVRVKRWLRHHPMLAAASLFLILMISSLMSSWNEDHQFSVSKQPNIIVENNTAIVPEGETVKGDVIVRNGDIKIEGQVEGNVTVINGKKYMASANQVTGDIKEVNEIFDWLWYHIKKTVTDITGVFSDEDNTQKNSLPAI; via the coding sequence ATGACTTGTTCAACAAAGATTATTACCTATATGCATCAATATCTTGATGAAGAAATAGAAGAAGAGAATTTAAAAGAATTAAAAAAGCATTTAGATCAGTGTGAAGAATGTGCAACTCATTTTCATGAATTGAAAAAAACTATTGCGCTGGTCCAAAGTACGTCTCACATCCAAGCTCCAATGAACTTTGCAGAAAATATACTAGCTAAATTGCCGGAAGAAAAGAAGCAAGTAAGAGTGAAACGATGGCTTCGTCACCATCCTATGCTTGCTGCTGCTTCCCTTTTCCTTATATTAATGATATCGAGTCTAATGTCGTCATGGAATGAGGACCATCAGTTTTCTGTTTCGAAACAGCCAAATATAATAGTAGAAAATAATACCGCTATTGTGCCAGAGGGAGAGACAGTAAAAGGTGATGTGATCGTTCGTAATGGAGATATTAAAATAGAGGGACAAGTTGAAGGGAATGTAACAGTAATCAATGGTAAGAAGTATATGGCTTCTGCTAACCAAGTAACCGGTGATATTAAAGAGGTAAATGAAATATTTGATTGGTTATGGTACCATATAAAGAAAACTGTAACGGATATTACAGGGGTATTTAGTGATGAGGATAATA